The genomic stretch GATTGAGAAAAGAAGCTTTAAATGTCAAAATAAATGATTTAAATATTTCTGAACTTACTACCTTATCCATTGAAAAAGTTGATGAATTTTTTAAGGATTTAAAAGTTTCAAAATTTGAGTATCAAATAGTTGAAGAACTTTTGAGAGAAATAAAAAAAAGATTGGGTTTTTTAATTGATGTTGGATTGGGCTATATAGGTCTTTCAAGAACATCAAATACTCTTTCTGGTGGAGAGTCACAACGTGTTAGATTGGCAACACAAATAGGTTCTGGATTAACAGGAGTTACTTATGTTCTTGATGAGCCAACTATAGGTCTTCATTCAAGAGATAATGATAGACTTATAGATACTTTAAAGAAACTTCAAAAACTTGATAATACTGTGATCATTGTTGAACATGATGAAGAGGTTATAAGAGCTTCTGATTACATTATAGATCTTGGACCAGGTGCAGGAATAAATGGTGGTAATATAATGTATCAAGGCACTACAAAAAATTTACTTAATAAACCAGAAAAATCTCTTACAGGTTTATATTTAACAGGTAAAAAAAGAATAGAATTTATAGATAAAAAAAGAGAAAAAAATAATAAATTTTTGGAATTGAAAGGTGCGACTCATAACAATTTAAAAAATATAGACTTGAAAATACCTTTGGGGAAAATGGTAGTTGTAACTGGTGTATCTGGATCGGGAAAGTCTTCATTAATAATGGATACTCTTTATCCAGCATTACAAAAAGAAATCTATAATTCGAGAGTTATACCAGGTAATTTTAAAGAATTAAAGGGCTTAAAAAATATAGATAAAGTTATTTCTATAGATCAGAGCCCGATAGGTAGAACGCCAAGATCTAATCCGGCTACTTATACAGGTGTTTTTGATTTGATAAGAGATATATTTTCAGCTACACCAGAGTCCAAAATAAGAGGATATAATAAAGGGAGATTTTCATTTAATGTTAAAGGTGGAAGATGTGAGGCGTGTAGAGGACATGGGGTTTTAAAGATTGAAATGCAATTTTTGCCAGATGTATATGTTACATGTGATGTTTGTAAAGGAAAAAGATATAATAAAGAAACTCTTAAGGTAAAATATAGAGATAAAAATATTTCAGATATTTTAGATATGAGTGTGGAAGAAGGAGCTGAATTTTTTAAAAATATAAATGCTATAGGGAGTATACTTGAACTTTTAAAAGATGTAGGGCTTGGTTATATAAAACTTGGACAACCAGCTACTACCTTATCCGGCGGAGAAGCTCAAAGAATAAAATTGACTTCTGAATTAAGAAAAAGATCTACAGGAAAAACAGTTTATATACTCGATGAGCCAACAACTGGACTTCATTTTGAAGATGTGAGAAAACTTATAGGTGTTTTGAATCTATTAGTTGAAAAAGGAAATACAGTTATAATAATAGAACACAATATGGATGTTATAAAAAATGCCGATCATATAATAGATATAGGACCAGAAGGTGGAATAGAAGGTGGTTATATTGTTGGAGAAGGAACACCTTTAGAGATATCAAAATTAAATACATATACTGCCAAATACTTAAAAAAATATATTTAATTATCTAATATCCAATCTATGGGTTCTGCACCAAAGATATTTTTTAAAGCATTTATTGGTCCAATACTTTGAAAATCATTCATCAATTTTTGTAATAAATTTAATACTATATTTAATTCAATATCATTTATTCTTTTATTAAAATAAGAGTCTAATAACTCATCCATATCTAGAATTCTGTATTTGAATTCTTTTGTTATAAGAATATCGAGTTCCAAATCATAAAAAAATATATTATCTTTAGAAGATTTATATTTTCCAAAATCTATATATATCAGGTAATTTGCCATATCTCCAGATATATCTTTGAAATAAGAAAGCATTAGATTTGTTTGTGGATTTAAAATACGTTTTACATAATCTACAGAATTATGTGTAGACAATTTTTCCCAATTTCTCTTAAATCCAAGTATGTGTTGATTAAATTCTCTAAACTCAGTAAAATCAAATTTATTTTCATTTATATGAGTTTTTATATTTTCAGCTTTGTTTTTTATATCGAAATTGTATGATTTCATTGAGCACCTCCAAAAATAAATGGTGACTTTAAGTCACCATTTATTATATCATAATTTTATATTTTATGAATCAAAAGACCAGATCTTAGTTTTGGTTCAAACCACGTAGACTTTGGTGGCATTATTTTATTTTCATCTGCAACATTTATCAATTGTTCAAGAGGTGTTGGGAACATAGAAAAAGCGATAGACCATCCTTCATTATCAACCCAATTTTCAAGTGTTTTAATACCCTTTATTCCACCTATAAAATGAATATTCTTATCTTTTCTTGGATCTTTTATATTCAATAGAGGATTTAAAAGATATTCTTGTAATATATAAACATCTAATTCTTTAACTGGATCTGAAAGATCTATTATATCTTCTTTTGCTTCTAATTTATACCAAGTTCCTTCAAAATACATTCCATATTCATGAAGTTTCTTAGGTGAGAATTCCTCAGTTTCAAGTTTTGATACTACAAATTTATCTTTTAAATTATTAATAAAATCATCAAATTCCATATTATTGAGACTTTTGACTATTCTATTATAATCTAAAACTCTCAATTCATCATGAGGAAAAATGGCAGCAAGAAAATAATTATATTCTTCTTTTCCATCATGATTAGGATTATTCTTCATCTTCAATTGTCTTGTTCTTGAAGATGCAGCAGCTCTATGATGACCATCAGCTATATATAAAGCATCAAGTTTTTCAAAACTCTCTTTTATCTTTATAACTTGTTCATCATTATCAATGATCCATAGTTCATGTTTAACCGCATTTTCATCTACAAAATCTGCAATTTTTTTGCCGATTTCAGCTGATTCGTTTAAAAGCATTTTAATATCATCATCTGATTTAAAAGTTAAAAAGACAGGTCCAGTTTGAGCACTTAGAGTTGTAATATGTCTTGTTCTATCATCTTCTTTTTCTTCTCTTGTTAATTCATGTTTTTTTATTAAGCCTTCATCATATTCATCTACAGAAACTGTAGCAAATATTCCAGTTTGAGATTTACCCCTCCAAGTTTCTCTGTATATGTAATATGATGGTTTCTCATCTTGAATCAGTACACCATTTGATTCAAAATTTTTCAAATTTTCTGATGCTTTTTTGTAAACTTCATCAGAATGAGGATCGACATAATCCTTAAAATCGACTTCAGCTCTTGTAACCCTCAAAAAATTTTCGGGTTTTTTTGAGACTATTTCTTTTACCTCAGATTCTTCCAAAACATCGTATGGTGGACATGAAAAGTCTTCAATAATATCTTTTTTTGGCCGTAATGCCTTAAAGGGTCTAACTATAGACACTACTATCCCTCCTCTTTAAGTAGATTGAAATATTTTTTTTGGATTTCAAACATTTCTTCTGCTTCAGATTCATCATAAATATGATCATAACCCAGAATATGTAAAACTCCATGTATTAAAATATAATATAATTCATTATTAAAAGAATTATTGAATTCTTTTGACTGTTCATATATCTTTTCTGACGATATAACTATATCACCTATTACGGGTTCATTCAAACCGTATTCAAAAGAAAGAACGTCGGTTGGTCCTGATTTTTTTCGAAAATTTTCATTATACTCTGTTATACGTTTATTATTTGTTATTAATATGTTTATTTCAAAGTTATCATCTTTATACTCTGAAATGATAACTTTTTTTACTATTTCAATCATTTTTGCCTCATTTATTTCAAATTCATTCTGTTCATTATTTATATTTACTATCATAGTATTTCACCTTCTAAGATTTTTTTGATCTATTTTAGGGTATTTAATTCTTTTATGATTCATTTCCATTATAGTTCTTATTATTCGGCCTTTTATCATTTGAAGTTCTTTTAAAGTTAAACCACAATCATCTAATTGTCCCTCAAAAAATAAAGATTGAATTAAATCATCGAGTTTTTCTGTTAAATCATTTACATTCAAATCTGGCATGGATCTTGTCATAGCTTCTGTTACATCACATATCATAAGTATAGCGGATTCTTTAAACTGAGGTATAGGACCAGGATATTTAAACATTTCTTTATCATATATACCAGTTTCATCATAATATTTCTTATAAAAATACTGTTTTATTCTTGTTCCTTGATGTTGAACTATCATATCTTCTATTAAAATAGGTAATCTATATTTTTTTGCCAATTCTTGACCATAAGTTACATGATTATTTAATATAAGAGAACTTAATTTAGCACTTATTTTATTATGTGGGTTTTGATTCTTCTGATTTTCTGTAAAAAAACTTGGTTTCCAAGTTTTCCCTATATCATGAAAATAAGAACCGACACGAGCTAATATAGTATTACCTCCTATATGTTCAACAGCACTTTCGGCAATATTAGAAATTATCATGGAATGATAATAAGTACCAGGAGCTTTTAAAGTTAATTTTTTTAATAAAGGATTGTTTAAATTTCCCAACTCTAATAAACCTATATCAGAATAAACTCTTGTGATATATTCAAAAAAAGGTAATATTCCCATAGTAATTAGAGTATTAAAAAAATATACTACAAAAAGACCTGCATAATCATATGTTGTATCTGATAAATCTAATATGTAAAAACAAAGCATTTGTACTAATGAACCAATTATAAATGGTAAGAAAATTTCTATTCTTCGCATTATTTTCTTTGAAATTATCGCAATAATAGCCGATGGTATAAATAAAGCAATTGTAAACTTTACATCAAATCCATATATCAAACCAAAATATACTGAAAATATGAATGAGGAAAGTATTCCAGATTCATAGTCGATTAATAATGTTATTATTAATGTGGAAAGTATACTATTTACAAAATATATATTTAAATATTTGAATATAAATAAATTATATAATATATTAAAAGTCAAGGGTATTAAAAAAGAAGACCAATAATTTATTGGATGTAATTTAAACATTCTTTTAAAAGATAATACAAGCTCTACTAAAAGTATCCAAATACTTAATATAATAATATTTATTTGAAATTGATAATTCAAAGTTATTCTTTTCCATATAATATATTCTGCAAATAAAGATATAATTATAAAAACTAATGAACGAAATACAATATGTTCAATTTTGGAATTAATAATTTTTTTAGAATTATAAATCATAAAATTCACTCCAAATTATTCTCATATTTTTCATATGCAGATATTATTTTTTTTACCAAAGGATTTCTAACAACATCACTATTATTTAAATAACTGAATTTAATTCCTTTGATATTTTTTAAAAATTTAGTTACAGTTAGGAGACCACTATCTTTTTTCTTTTCAAGATCTATTTGAGTTATATCTCCAGTTACTACTACTTTTGAATCAAATCCTATTCTCGTTAAAAACATTTTCATTTGCTGATAAGTAGTGTTTTGTGCTTCATCAAGAATTATAAAAGCATTGTTTAAAGTTCTTCCCCTCATATAAGCCAAAGGAACGACTTCTATTACACCCTTTTCTCTATAAAAGTCTAATTTTTCTAATCCCAAAAAATCTGTTAAAGAATCATATAAAGGTCTTAGATAAGGATCTACTTTATCTTGTAAATCTCCGGGTAAAAAACCAAGTTTTTCTCCTGCTTCAACTGCAGGTCTGGTTAATATTATTTTTTGAACCTTACCAGATTTCAAAAAATCTACAGCCATAGCAACAGCTAAATAAGTTTTTCCAGTTCCAGCTGGTCCAATTGAAAATACAATTTCATTTTCTTGCAAATCTTTTATATATTTTGATTGACCTTCTGTTTTTGCAACTATTTTTACCCCTTTTATAGTTGTATTTATTATATCTTTCATAGAATTCAATGCTCCTTTTTTTATAGTTAAATCATTTGAATTATATCTTGAAATTATATACAAAAATTGAGACCAATCTGGAAGATGATTCTCGTTTAATATTTCTATTAACTCTGAAATTATATTATAAGTACTATCAAGATCTGATTCATGATCACTTTCTATTAAAAGGATTCTATTTTCATAATTGAAATTGATATTGAAGATCTTTTTTAAATGTTTAAGTCTATTGTTATAAGCACCAAAAACTTCAACAGCTTCAAGATTTTCAGGTATCATTATTTGTTTTATCAGTATAATCAACTCCTTAGAATATAATGATTCTAATATATTCTAACATACTCATAAAAAAAATGTACTAATTATGTTTTTGAATCTTTATTTTTATGTTAATTAAAAAGAAAGTATATATGATATTATATACTATAATGAGATTGGAGGGGAGATTATGTGGTATCCCGGTCATATAAATAAAGCAAAAAATGCAATAAAGAAAAATTTAAAAATAGTTAATTCTATAATCGAAATAGTTGATGCAAGAGCACCTTATTCAAGTAGAGCGTATGAATTTGAAAAGTTATTTCAAGGTAAAGATAAAATAATAATATTAAATAAAGCTGATATATGCGATCTTGAAAAAACGAAGAAATGGGAAGAATTATATAAAAAAAGAGGATATAAAGTAATAAAAACCAGTTTAAAAGATGTAAATGCAAGAAATTTTTTGATAAAAAACGTAGCTCCTTTAATTCCAGTAAAATTTAATGAAAAAACTGCGATAATAGTTGGGGCTCCAAATGTTGGAAAATCAACTTTTATTAACTCAATAAAAGGTAAAAAGTCTACAAATACTGGTAATATGCCTGGAATAACAAGAGGAATACAATGGGTTAGTGCAGGAAATAATATAAGAATTCTTGATACTCCAGGAATATTATTTCCTGAACTGTATAATAAATCTATAACAAGTAAATTAATATTGATAGGTTCATTAAAAGCTGAAGATGATGAAGCCGATGAAGCAGTTTTTTATGCATATGAATATCTCAAAAATAATTATCCAAAATTAATAAAGAAAATTGTTGATAATGATTTACATAAAGGAGCATACGAATTTATTTTAGAATTTGCAAAAAAAAGAAATTTTATAAAAAAAGGTGGTATTGGTGATTATGAAAGAGGTAAAATGACCTTTTTAAAAGAACTTATAGATGGCAAATATGGTAAAATTACTTATGATGACATTGAGGAATTTGAAGAGATTAAAATTTAAATATCTTTTCATATTATTGATGATAATTAATTCAAAGGTATTTTCATATGAAGTATTTAGTACAGAAGAATTCTTTGATTTTTTTTTGAAAAGCAAAGTAAGTTCTTCTGTTAATATAGATATAGTTACAATGAGTTTAGATGAAGAAATTCTAAATTTTTTTGATCAGAAATCTCAAAATATAAATATTTACTGTCACTATTTTGATAAAACTTATATAAAAAAATTTGAAAATATAAAATTTCATAAAATAAAAACTCAAGGTGGATACCTTCATCAAAAATATATGATATTAGATAATAGCAGTATCATATTAGGGACTGGAAATCTCACGAAAAGTGGAATTTATCAAGATATAAACCATTATATATATACAGATAATGAAAAAATAGTTGAAATATTTAAAAAAGAAATTCAAAATATAAACTTAGATTTTAAAACATATAAAAAAGTGTTAAATTTAGAAAATGAAGAAATTATATTTTTAAATTTTCCATCTGAAGAAAATTTTAATTATATAAGAAAATTGATAAATAATGCCCAAAAAAGTATAAAAATTTTTACATTTTCTTTCACTGATCCGCTATTAACCTATGATATCCAATTAAAAAGTTCTGAAAATATTGAAATAAAAATATTATCAGATGATTGGAATAAAGAAAATGACTCTCCACTCAAATATATGAGTGGAGTAAAAATAAAATATTTAAAAAATTTACATTCTAAAATAATTATAATTGATGATAATTATTTAATATTTGGAAGTTTTAATCATACTTATAGAGCAAGAAAAAAGAATTATGAATATGTTTTAATATTTGATTCAGAATATCTTATAAAATATTTTGATGAACAATTTGAATATTATTATAATCGAGGTGTTGAACTTTGAAATTAAGAATTGCTATGGCTCAATTGAACCAAACCGTTGGAGATTTAGAAAAAAATACAGAAAAAATACTAAAAAGTATAAAAGAAGCTTATGAAAAGAAAACAGATATAATAGTTTTTCCAGAGCTTGCTATAACAGGATATCCACCAGAAGATTTAATATTAAAAACTCAATTTTTAAGGGATATAAAAATAAAACTTAAAGAGATAATAGAATACTCTAAAGAAAAAAATATTTTAATATTAGTTGGTGGTGTTGACTGGGATATAGAATCGTATAATTCAGCTTTTATAATATATAATGGTAAGCTGGAATATACGTATAAAAAAATGTTTTTGCCAAATTACTCTGTATTTGATGAAAAAAGGTATTTTTCTCCAGGATATGAACCACTTATGATAGATTTTGAGAATATAAAAATAGGGATAAATATTTGTGAAGATCTTTGGGTACCAAATGGACCTTCACTTGCTTTAGCTCAAAATGGTGCAAATATAATTATAAATCTATCGGCGTCTCCTTTTTATAAAAATAAAAATAAATCTAAAGTTGAAATGTTAAAAACGAGAGCATCGGAATTGTCTACATGGATAATATATACAAATTTAGTAGGTGGACAAGATGAAGTTGTTTTTGATGGTGGAAGTATAATATTAAATCCTTATGGTGAGATAAAAAGTAAAGGTCCATTATTTGAAGAAACAATTTTATATTATGATATAGATCCTTATGAAACTACGAGAGCTAATTTAAGAGAAGGAAAAAGAAAACATCATAATAGCAGTATAGCTGATAGTGTAAAAACGATAAAAATAAAACATGAAATAAAAGAAAATGAAAAAATAAAAAATGTCGAATATATTTGGGAGAATGAAATACATCAAATATATAAAGCAATAAAACTTGGTATAAAAGACTATGTTCAAAAAAATGGATTTAAAGATGTTGTATTTGGATTAAGTGGAGGTATGGATTCTGCAATTGTTGCAGCTATTGCTTGCGATGCATTAGGCTCTGAAAATGTTATAGGTATAATGATGCCTTCTGAATTTTCGTCTATAGGATCTATTGAAGATTCTGAAAAATTAGCTAATAATTTAAATATGAAAATATATAATGTTAATATAAAAAATACATATAATAAAATGGTTGAAGAAATAGAAGGAATCATTGGTAAAGATTTTGATGTAACTCAAGAAAATCTTCAAGCTAGAATAAGGGGCAATATAGTTATGGCTTATTCTAATAAATTTGGTAATCTTGCTCTTGCAACAAGTAATAAATCGGAATCTGCTGTTGGGTATTCTACTTTATATGGCGATATGGTCGGAGGTTTTTCTCCAATAAAAGATATATATAAAACTGAAATATATAAATTAGCAAAATTTTATAATGAGTTACATAATAAAGAAATAATACCCAATGAAATATTTATAAAAGCACCTTCAGCTGAACTAAGACCAGATCAAAAAGATGAAGATTCTTTATTACCTTATGAACTTCTTGATGAAATATTATTTAAATATATAGACAGGGAAATGTCTGTTGATGAATTGATAGAGCTTGGATATAAATTAGAAGATATAAAAAAAATAACAAGACTTGTTGATTTGTCTGAATATAAAAGAAGACAAGCTGCCATAGGAATAAAATTATCGGAAAGAGCTTTTGGACGTGATAGAAGAATGCCTATTACAAATGGTTATAGAGCTTGGAAAAGAATAGAGGGAGAATAAAAATGGCTAAATTAACTAAAACAGAGAGACATAATGCATTTAAAAATTTTTCAATAATATTAGGTCTTATGGCTGTTATATATCTCATCGCTTTTTTTCTTTGGGGAATATATGAAGAGGGTCTTAAATTTAAATTTTATTATCCATATATAAAGATAAAAGATAATTCTTTTAAAAGTATAAAAAATTTTCCATATAAATCAAAGAATACTTCAATAAAAATAGATGAAACAGAGTTTTCTAATATTTATGATATAAATACTAAGTTTGGGAATTCAGAAATAAGAAGTTTTGATAATAGATTCTTCTTTTTTGAAAATGAAAAATTATCAATAATAGCTTACCCTTCATATGAATTTAGAGGGTTAGAATATCAAATATTTAAAGATGATGGTAAACAAATAAAACTAATAGTAGTTCCAAATGAAAGTACAATAGATAATATATTTGATTTTTTAAATAATATAGAAGATGTTAAGAGAATAGAAAATATAGATAAATATGATTTTATAAAAACAGATGAAGAAAAGATGATAATCAATTCATATAAAAGAACTTTTATATTACCATCTAAAGATATAAAAACTATGGTTGAAAGTGATGAATTTATATACTTATTATCTAATGATTTAAAAGATTTAAACAAGATATATATAATAAACAAAGAAAATCATATAATAAATGAATTAATAATTTCAGAATACAAATAAAGCTGCTTATGCAGCTTTATTTAATAGTTAAAAGGTATTTTAATTTTCATTTCATTTCTTTTGGGATTTTTTTCAAATTGTATTTGTATTTTGCTTATATCATATTGGCGTATCCCACGATAAAATACAGCAATTTTTTCTCCTAATTCGGGTTCTTCATCGAGTAATTGGTTGAAATTTGATGAATCATCGATAGAAAAATTTTTTTTCTTACTTTTGAACAGGTTTTTAAATTTTATCATATAAATCCCTCCAATATACGATTGTATACTACAATAATTATATACCTGTATAATTAAAAAAACATTAATTTATAATTGCTTTAGTATTAATAAAAAATGTAACTTTTTTATTTCTTTTTTACTTTAAATTAAAATATTAAAAAAATATTAATATGACTAAAGATATTATACTATATAAAATAAATTAAAGCTAATTTGAAATTTTGATTTTATTGAATTTTAGGAATAAATATATTTAATAGGCATAAGTTATAATAAAAAGAGTTAATTACCTTTAAAGTTGTTTGAAATATTATCTTTAAAAAGGTAAAATATAATATGAAAAAAATTTCATATTTATAATAAAATGAGGAGGTATATAATGTTGTTTTCTGAAAAAATATTATCTGTAGAACCTTCAATAACATTAGAGTTAAATGCAAAGGCTATAGAACTTTCAAAAAAGGGATATGATATAGTTAAATTGACTGCAGGTGAACCAGATTTCAGTACTCCTACTGAAATAATAGAAGCTGCTTATGAAGCTATGAAAAATGGTAAAACTAAATACACTGATTCAAAAGGAATAATAGAACTTAGAGAAAAAATTGTAGAGTATGTTGAAAAAAGAACTAATTTAAAATATGGTACAGATGAAGTGGTTGTTACTAATGGTGGAAAACAATCTTTATACAATATTTTACTGGCTATGATAAATCCAGGGGATGAAATAATGGTTTTAGATCCTTCTTGGGTTAGCTATGAAGCTCAAATAAAGATGGTTGGAGGAGTTCCTGTCCATGTGCCTCTTGATGAAGAGGAAGGGTTTCTACCTACAGAAAGTAAATTAAATAGATATTATTCTCCAAAAACTAAAGCTATTTTAATAAATTCACCTAATAATCCTACAGGAGTTGTTTATCCAA from Oceanotoga teriensis encodes the following:
- the uvrA gene encoding excinuclease ABC subunit UvrA; translation: MSKYINIKGAREHNLKDVDVKIPKNKLVVISGLSGSGKSTLALDTIYAEGQRRYLESVSSYARQFLGDLKKPDVEMIEGLSPAIAIEQKSVSNNPRSTVGTITEIYDYIRVLYARIGKAYCPDCGIELKSSTVDEIVDNIYKNFEPESRLYIFSPIAKEKKGEFKKEINSMKVSGFRKAEIDGEILDLEDIVSLPKNVRHNINLLIDRIKLRDENFERVYEAVEMALRESNGFVQIREMDKKEKTLKIKNFSEMLACPECGYSFPEVNPKLFSFNSPYGACEDCHGLGFKLEVQPEYIFDYEKSLDEGATLNMGKDTYMVKIMKGVVKALGEDPNKKLKDLPKKITDSLLYGTEKKVEVILEREDSSYNFNRKFEGMVNWYARRYLETDSKDIREWIERNFMVQNTCNTCNGHRLRKEALNVKINDLNISELTTLSIEKVDEFFKDLKVSKFEYQIVEELLREIKKRLGFLIDVGLGYIGLSRTSNTLSGGESQRVRLATQIGSGLTGVTYVLDEPTIGLHSRDNDRLIDTLKKLQKLDNTVIIVEHDEEVIRASDYIIDLGPGAGINGGNIMYQGTTKNLLNKPEKSLTGLYLTGKKRIEFIDKKREKNNKFLELKGATHNNLKNIDLKIPLGKMVVVTGVSGSGKSSLIMDTLYPALQKEIYNSRVIPGNFKELKGLKNIDKVISIDQSPIGRTPRSNPATYTGVFDLIRDIFSATPESKIRGYNKGRFSFNVKGGRCEACRGHGVLKIEMQFLPDVYVTCDVCKGKRYNKETLKVKYRDKNISDILDMSVEEGAEFFKNINAIGSILELLKDVGLGYIKLGQPATTLSGGEAQRIKLTSELRKRSTGKTVYILDEPTTGLHFEDVRKLIGVLNLLVEKGNTVIIIEHNMDVIKNADHIIDIGPEGGIEGGYIVGEGTPLEISKLNTYTAKYLKKYI
- a CDS encoding DUF402 domain-containing protein, yielding MKSYNFDIKNKAENIKTHINENKFDFTEFREFNQHILGFKRNWEKLSTHNSVDYVKRILNPQTNLMLSYFKDISGDMANYLIYIDFGKYKSSKDNIFFYDLELDILITKEFKYRILDMDELLDSYFNKRINDIELNIVLNLLQKLMNDFQSIGPINALKNIFGAEPIDWILDN
- a CDS encoding DUF1015 domain-containing protein codes for the protein MSIVRPFKALRPKKDIIEDFSCPPYDVLEESEVKEIVSKKPENFLRVTRAEVDFKDYVDPHSDEVYKKASENLKNFESNGVLIQDEKPSYYIYRETWRGKSQTGIFATVSVDEYDEGLIKKHELTREEKEDDRTRHITTLSAQTGPVFLTFKSDDDIKMLLNESAEIGKKIADFVDENAVKHELWIIDNDEQVIKIKESFEKLDALYIADGHHRAAASSRTRQLKMKNNPNHDGKEEYNYFLAAIFPHDELRVLDYNRIVKSLNNMEFDDFINNLKDKFVVSKLETEEFSPKKLHEYGMYFEGTWYKLEAKEDIIDLSDPVKELDVYILQEYLLNPLLNIKDPRKDKNIHFIGGIKGIKTLENWVDNEGWSIAFSMFPTPLEQLINVADENKIMPPKSTWFEPKLRSGLLIHKI
- the ybeY gene encoding rRNA maturation RNase YbeY; this translates as MIVNINNEQNEFEINEAKMIEIVKKVIISEYKDDNFEINILITNNKRITEYNENFRKKSGPTDVLSFEYGLNEPVIGDIVISSEKIYEQSKEFNNSFNNELYYILIHGVLHILGYDHIYDESEAEEMFEIQKKYFNLLKEEG
- a CDS encoding HDIG domain-containing metalloprotein codes for the protein MIYNSKKIINSKIEHIVFRSLVFIIISLFAEYIIWKRITLNYQFQINIIILSIWILLVELVLSFKRMFKLHPINYWSSFLIPLTFNILYNLFIFKYLNIYFVNSILSTLIITLLIDYESGILSSFIFSVYFGLIYGFDVKFTIALFIPSAIIAIISKKIMRRIEIFLPFIIGSLVQMLCFYILDLSDTTYDYAGLFVVYFFNTLITMGILPFFEYITRVYSDIGLLELGNLNNPLLKKLTLKAPGTYYHSMIISNIAESAVEHIGGNTILARVGSYFHDIGKTWKPSFFTENQKNQNPHNKISAKLSSLILNNHVTYGQELAKKYRLPILIEDMIVQHQGTRIKQYFYKKYYDETGIYDKEMFKYPGPIPQFKESAILMICDVTEAMTRSMPDLNVNDLTEKLDDLIQSLFFEGQLDDCGLTLKELQMIKGRIIRTIMEMNHKRIKYPKIDQKNLRR
- a CDS encoding PhoH family protein translates to MIKQIMIPENLEAVEVFGAYNNRLKHLKKIFNINFNYENRILLIESDHESDLDSTYNIISELIEILNENHLPDWSQFLYIISRYNSNDLTIKKGALNSMKDIINTTIKGVKIVAKTEGQSKYIKDLQENEIVFSIGPAGTGKTYLAVAMAVDFLKSGKVQKIILTRPAVEAGEKLGFLPGDLQDKVDPYLRPLYDSLTDFLGLEKLDFYREKGVIEVVPLAYMRGRTLNNAFIILDEAQNTTYQQMKMFLTRIGFDSKVVVTGDITQIDLEKKKDSGLLTVTKFLKNIKGIKFSYLNNSDVVRNPLVKKIISAYEKYENNLE
- the ylqF gene encoding ribosome biogenesis GTPase YlqF, with amino-acid sequence MWYPGHINKAKNAIKKNLKIVNSIIEIVDARAPYSSRAYEFEKLFQGKDKIIILNKADICDLEKTKKWEELYKKRGYKVIKTSLKDVNARNFLIKNVAPLIPVKFNEKTAIIVGAPNVGKSTFINSIKGKKSTNTGNMPGITRGIQWVSAGNNIRILDTPGILFPELYNKSITSKLILIGSLKAEDDEADEAVFYAYEYLKNNYPKLIKKIVDNDLHKGAYEFILEFAKKRNFIKKGGIGDYERGKMTFLKELIDGKYGKITYDDIEEFEEIKI
- a CDS encoding phospholipase D-like domain-containing protein; amino-acid sequence: MVKLLMMTLRNLKRLKFKYLFILLMIINSKVFSYEVFSTEEFFDFFLKSKVSSSVNIDIVTMSLDEEILNFFDQKSQNINIYCHYFDKTYIKKFENIKFHKIKTQGGYLHQKYMILDNSSIILGTGNLTKSGIYQDINHYIYTDNEKIVEIFKKEIQNINLDFKTYKKVLNLENEEIIFLNFPSEENFNYIRKLINNAQKSIKIFTFSFTDPLLTYDIQLKSSENIEIKILSDDWNKENDSPLKYMSGVKIKYLKNLHSKIIIIDDNYLIFGSFNHTYRARKKNYEYVLIFDSEYLIKYFDEQFEYYYNRGVEL
- a CDS encoding NAD+ synthase yields the protein MKLRIAMAQLNQTVGDLEKNTEKILKSIKEAYEKKTDIIVFPELAITGYPPEDLILKTQFLRDIKIKLKEIIEYSKEKNILILVGGVDWDIESYNSAFIIYNGKLEYTYKKMFLPNYSVFDEKRYFSPGYEPLMIDFENIKIGINICEDLWVPNGPSLALAQNGANIIINLSASPFYKNKNKSKVEMLKTRASELSTWIIYTNLVGGQDEVVFDGGSIILNPYGEIKSKGPLFEETILYYDIDPYETTRANLREGKRKHHNSSIADSVKTIKIKHEIKENEKIKNVEYIWENEIHQIYKAIKLGIKDYVQKNGFKDVVFGLSGGMDSAIVAAIACDALGSENVIGIMMPSEFSSIGSIEDSEKLANNLNMKIYNVNIKNTYNKMVEEIEGIIGKDFDVTQENLQARIRGNIVMAYSNKFGNLALATSNKSESAVGYSTLYGDMVGGFSPIKDIYKTEIYKLAKFYNELHNKEIIPNEIFIKAPSAELRPDQKDEDSLLPYELLDEILFKYIDREMSVDELIELGYKLEDIKKITRLVDLSEYKRRQAAIGIKLSERAFGRDRRMPITNGYRAWKRIEGE